The Carassius gibelio isolate Cgi1373 ecotype wild population from Czech Republic chromosome B9, carGib1.2-hapl.c, whole genome shotgun sequence genome includes a region encoding these proteins:
- the LOC127964937 gene encoding uncharacterized protein LOC127964937 isoform X5 has protein sequence MDSLFSSTLNTVASLRLRKVKENSLTPWYNEHTRTLKRAARKMERSWRKTKLEVFRIAWRESNISYRKALKTARSDYFSSLLEENKHNPRYLFNTVAKLIKNKASTSVDISQHHSSNDFMNYFTSKIDTIRDKIATIQPSATVSHQTVHYRPPEEQFHSFSTIGEEELYKLVKSSKPTTCMLDPIPSKLLKEVLPEVNGPLLTIINSSLSLGYVPKTFKLAVIKPLIKKPQLDPKELVNYRPISNLPFLPKILEKVVSSQLCSFLEKNGICEDFQSGFSRIIVLRLLSLELQMICSYHLIVGVSLY, from the coding sequence gttaaggaaaacagtttgacaccatggtataatgagcatactcgcaccctaaagagagcagcccgaaaaatggagcgcagctggaggaaaacaaaactagaggtatttcgtattgcttggcgggaaagtaacatatcctacagaaaagcattaaaaactgctagatctgattacttttcttctcttttagaagaaaacaaacataaccccaggtatttattcaatacagtggctaaattaattaaaaataaagcctcaacaagtgttgacatttcccaacaccacagcagtaatgactttatgaactactttacttctaaaatcgatactattagagataaaattgcaaccattcagccgtcagctacagtatcacatcagacagtgcactatagaccccctgaggaacagttccactcattctctactataggagaggaagaattgtataaacttgttaaatcatctaaacctacaacatgtatgttagaccctataccatctaagctcctaaaagaggtgcttccagaagttaatggtcctcttttgactattattaattcctcattgtcattaggatatgtccccaaaactttcaaactggctgttattaagcctctcataaaaaaaccacaacttgaccccaaagaactagttaattatagaccaatctcgaatctcccttttctgcccaagatactagaaaaggtggtatcctcacaattatgttccttcttagagaaaaatggtatatgtgaggatttccagtcaggatttagccgtatcatagtactgagactgctctccttagagttacaaatgatctgctcttatcatctgatcgtgggtgtatctctctattag